In one window of Henckelia pumila isolate YLH828 chromosome 1, ASM3356847v2, whole genome shotgun sequence DNA:
- the LOC140873142 gene encoding WD repeat-containing protein LWD1-like — protein MSTGVGFSSVLARPSLLEHYPNRVEIVQLDDSTGKIRPDPALSFDHPYPPTKLIFIPDKDCHRPDLLASSSDFLRIWQISDFDNGRSVDLKSLLNNNRNSEYSGPLTSFDWNESEPRRIGTSSIDMTFTIWDIEKEVVDTQLIAHDKEVYDISWGGVGVFASVSADGSVRVFDLRDKEHSTIIYESSEPDTPLVRLGWNKQDPRYMATIIMDSSKVVVLDIR, from the exons ATGTCCACCGGAGTAG GCTTCAGCTCGGTACTTGCACGACCAAGCCTCCTCGAGCACTATCCCAACCGTGTCGAAATCGTTCAGCTCGATGACTCCACCGGCAAGATCCGACCCGACCCTGCCCTCTCCTTCGACCACCCCTATCCTCCCACCAAACTCATTTTCATACCCGACAAAGACTGCCACCGCCCCGATTTGCTCGCCTCGTCCTCCGATTTCCTCCGCATATGGCAAATCTCCGATTTCGACAATGGCCGCAGCGTCGATCTCAAGAGCTTGTTGAACAACAACCGCAACAGCGAATACTCCGGCCCTTTGACCTCGTTTGACTGGAACGAATCCGAACCCAGGAGAATCGGGACTTCCAGTATTGATATGACTTTCACCATCTGGGACATCGAGAAGGAAGTCGTCGATACGCAGTTGATTGCGCACGATAAGGAGGTTTATGATATCTCGTGGGGCGGAGTTGGGGTTTTCGCCTCCGTTTCCGCCGATGGATCGGTTAGGGTGTTTGACCTTCGTGATAAGGAGCATTCTACGATTATATACGAAAGTTCAGAGCCCGACACTCCATTAGTAAGGCTTGGGTGGAACAAGCAGGATCCGAGGTACATGGCTACAATCATCATGGACAGCAGTAAGGTGGTAGTGTTGGACATCCGATGA